Genomic window (Vigna unguiculata cultivar IT97K-499-35 chromosome 10, ASM411807v1, whole genome shotgun sequence):
TTCCCTCAGCAATGATCCTGTTGGTGCAATATGCATTATCTACATTCAATTTACTGAATTTCCTGAATTTCGGGTCTGTTCGAAAATAAATTAGTTACGTGATATGATTATATATGTACATGTTTCAAAATACGGTACAACCCCACCAAACAAGTACTAATTGCATATCCATGAAACAGGAAAATGTTTGAAATCTAGAACGTTGCATGAAGGCTTTTTCCTAGTCATTCGACGACATCAACAATAGGAAACATATGAATCACTAGAAACATGGATCTTAAAATTGTTATACCgttattattcaaatttttgaaagataATACAATTGCTTTTTGTAACTTTCCAAAATACCATGAAATTTGTTTCCATTCccttttgtaatgttttttcaaatgattttgCATTCTCCTTCCACTATCATGATTTTTGCGCATTTTCCCTCCATTATCATCTTgggtaaaatttaaatataagacaTATTTAGATTAACCATTTAAgatttgaattgtaaaattatttcatattaaaaatattaatatggtataaaatttaaaattttggatctTAAGTCCTCCAAttataatcttaaaaaatatttctactttcaagttcaaaatgtaaagtaattgtaataattaaataaaagctTAAGTTTTGAAaggataaaatataaataagaaatgttttataaaactcatgacatgaaatttactaaaaaaaaaaagacttaatGACTCTTAACATTAAGGTAGTATGAACAAAATTTAAGagtagaaataaaaaacaaaatgatttttttatgaattagaataaaattttttataaattaagattaatttattgacaaatcaaaaataaaattttagatgaAGATATATAGaagaaattttacaaaattattttatatatgaactaaatttaatttataaagaaattcatttttttcttattttctctcataaaaaaatgtttataaataaatttatcgaAACATATCTTACCAAAAAAAGACCCTAACTaagatatttcaaattattgtgataataaatcAGAAGAATAAATTCATCTTAATaacttaaatgaaataattttgaaatattttatttccactaaattatttaaaaaaactcttaatacaattaaaaactttggaattcataattttatagcatttaaattaattgtagaAACAATTTCTTAGCTTTTTATGTATTgtccaaaaatttatttatcatagaATAACATAACATTTCCTTTATGAAGATTATGATATTTAACTcttattcaaattaaagttgACGACTTAGAGATAAGAGCTTTAGAATATTAGGTGAGAAGTATTATCTATGCTTTTTTATATCATTCAGATGATAATCTCTAAAATTCATTCCATCCAAATGTACAGATAGACGTTAAAAAGCAATCTCTGCGAAAAAATTATTGCAAGAGTATAAACCAAAACTACCAAAAGATTATAAACCTTAACACAGATACCCTTAGAAAGTTCACACCTACATATCTAATACACAACCAATTATACTAAGGTTAACCACCCTCTCATATACTCTTCAATTACAAACTTATATGATGTTTTCAACCATTTCTgtcaaatctaataaaataCAGAATTCATGTCCAAGAAACTGACAAACAAAGAATTACTTCTACTCTATAGATGAATTTAGTGACATGTTCTCAGTAGGATCACTCTTTCACTCAACAACAACTGAATCACTTGCACAATTCACTAATTTGACATTTGAATGTTGAATTcctttaacaattaattttaatgcaATGAATTTGATTTCAAGTTGTTGTCTCAAACGTTTAATATCAATGCTAATACCAGCCATTCAATATGCTCACTGATCTATCCCTTCTTCCATTTGTTTTTCACACTGTCCTATCTCACAAAAAAAGGAATCCAGTTCAACTATAACAATGACAATACAACACACTAGGGTCAATTCACTAATACAATTCAAAACCTACTTTCAAATCGTTCATCTAAAAACAAGGTGAAATGAGATAGAATCATACAACAATTTTCATGAATTGAAATAAAACCATGATACCATTAGTAGGTATTTCATCCCATTCCAATATTTAGAAAAACAACTGAACCCAAGCATAAATTAGAAAACAAGTAAGTTTCATCCAATACCTCAAAATGACAGAAAACAAATCAAAGTGATCATTACAACacatttcatttcattcaatCTCAAACAATGTAAATCAGCTAGTTTCAATTTCAGCCTGTTTCATTTCATCCAACTTCAAACCATCTAAGCTTGCTAACATCATTTCATGGCATACCTctaaacaacaacaacaacaacaatagaaAACATCagactaaatatatttcattctcaTGACATTACATCCTATTTCATCAGTCAAAAAACCAACCAACATTATTTGCTATTCCATGCCATTCCACCAAACAGTGGACAAAATTCACAAACAAAACGAATTCCATTCACAATACAAAGTCACCTAATCTTCTCCGTTCCACTGATCTTACTAGCAGCTTCCCTAACCTGCTCAATGTAACCCTCAATAGGAGGAGTGAGAGTAGCCATAAACCTATTAACAGGAAAAGGACTCAAATCAGGAACCAAAGCAGCTTCTCTCAACCCTTCAGGCAAAGCCTCAATTGCCTCCTTTTTCATTCTCAAAAGATTCGATTCCGCAGCTTGTCTAGCCCTATGCTTCCTCATCAAAACCCTACTATACTCCTTCGCCAACCTCCTCCCATCTTCAACCGTTAACTCATACTTCGGCAACTTCTCCACATCCACTAACCCCAGAGAGACATAATCCAACCCGGGTGTCCCAATTATCGTGGGTTTCTCCGAAACCTTAAATTTGTCGTCTTTCCTTCTCATCATCTCGATTTCTCGCTTCCGTTCCTTGCTGATGAGCCCCATCTTCTCGCGCTCCGCTTCGCGCTCGCGCTGCCGCGGGGTAAGGTACCGGAGCGGGGTGGGGGCCTGGAGGCACCGCTCGTATAGATTCTCACGCTCTTGGCGTTCGCGCGACATGGGTGGGGCTCCGGTTTGGGATGCGGATCCTGATTTCTTGGTGGTGATGCGGGAGCGTTTCAGGGCTTGGCCCGCTTTGATCTTCGCCTTGCCCTTCGCCGTGCCGCTCACGGAGCAGCGCTGGATGAGGTGGTGCCCGGAGAGAAAAGGGTTCGGCTTTGCGAGGCGGAGCATAATTCCGGCGATGGGTCGGTGGTGGTTTGTTCTATACGGACGAGGAAGTTGGTGGTTTGAAGCAAGGTAAGTGTGGGTAGCAGAGTTAGGGCAAGAAAGAGCAACTGAGAGAGAGATATGGCGGATAATGGGCCGGCCCAGAAAGAAAATTTCAATGGGCTGGCACAGCATAAAGGACCCAGCTTTCTTGGAGTATTGATGGGGAAGAAATTAGTCTTTTAGTTCCTGCACCCCCTCAATTTCTTCACAcattccaaaatttcaaaataataattttactctTACTAAAAGTAACCTCTGAACCACGTGttctagaaaattttaaaaataagttttcttGAAGTAATAGccaaaaaattgtttttagtaGGTTTAACTGTGTAGGGTTGATTTTGGGAGGAGTTGAAATTTTGATCGAGATGTGGATTTAGAAGATAGGGAAGTAGCCAATGAGAGAGCGAGGTTAGTCCACGTGTCAAGATGTTGGAATATTGAATTAAGGTAGTGGATAACAAGTCAGTGTAAGCAAcatgttcttctctattttgttttatttttttttttttataaaagtaaatatctattgaatttgaatagaaagaagaaagtGAGACCAACCAGAGTGCCAATTTCTCGGTTTGGGGATAGATAGAGTGATACCCATCACACTGTTCATATTTCtcatattaattaataacaataatggcAGCGGCGGCGGCAGTGACGGTGCTACTCCCACCTAGGATTCCGACCACCACCAACGTTACCCGCTGTTCTGCTTTGCCTTATCTGCCTCCACGTGTAACCAGCACCAGCACCACCTTGTTCTCACCTTCCCTCAACCACTTTTCAGGttcccttttcttctttttccttgttCGTCTCAAAACTTTTAATCTTCAGGAATATTGCGTTTTTCTAATTACTTGTTTTTAGAATTtgtaacaaagaaaaagaaaaaaaaaaacggccTTTCTTTTTACATTTGATATGCATTTTACTTTTTCTCTCGTTTTCTATTTGGTATGTCATTCTCCTTGTTAGTCTTAATTTGGAAATCTTGTTTCCTCCTAAGTTAATGCACAAAAAGGTGTAAACTTTCGTGGCTCCAAACAATTCGgtagaaatttttttagttagattgatttgatttactaatggGGTTGGTTAGACTTCAATGAAGTGACGAACCACGTTCAAATTCCTTCTGGGTGATGCCAATGTTTAGTTTCCGACCATCGAAGATTGGTTTTAGTAGGAAATGGATAAGGAAAAAGGGTTTCATTTGCATAAACTCATGAATTATTGTCATATATAGTATGTTTGTATTTTTACATTGTTATATCTTTAATTTGAGGCCTGTCAGCGCTAATAAGCTGTTTTCCAATTCTTTTATCTTGTCCTCTCCTGAAATAATTTATCTCACTTCCTCTTTGATGTATTTTAATCCTTATTAACTGATTACGTAGGAGTGTTATGTAAGTATCTAGTTTGAACTTATTCCATGTTTGATCATCCCTGTCCAAGGTGATGTTCATTATGTAACGGAAACACTTCTGCATTTTGAAATTGATGAGGGTAGTAAACATCTTGTAGTATTGAGTCCTTACACTTGGCCAAATCAAAGTCTAA
Coding sequences:
- the LOC114166599 gene encoding uncharacterized protein LOC114166599; amino-acid sequence: MLRLAKPNPFLSGHHLIQRCSVSGTAKGKAKIKAGQALKRSRITTKKSGSASQTGAPPMSRERQERENLYERCLQAPTPLRYLTPRQREREAEREKMGLISKERKREIEMMRRKDDKFKVSEKPTIIGTPGLDYVSLGLVDVEKLPKYELTVEDGRRLAKEYSRVLMRKHRARQAAESNLLRMKKEAIEALPEGLREAALVPDLSPFPVNRFMATLTPPIEGYIEQVREAASKISGTEKIR